Proteins from a genomic interval of Armatimonadota bacterium:
- a CDS encoding methyltransferase domain-containing protein, with the protein MKTNELAKMHALDKTHWWFLGRRYLLRSMLPMLGKPDALILDAGCGTGLAASELSSLGKVVAMDVCDEVFRLKEWKTIGVPCVGSVLEIPFQDSSFDLVVALDVLEHVSDDNMAVRELYRVCKPGGIALITVPAYQWLWSSHDEAIGHKRRYSAALLSRCVTNAGFGVRKLSYAVSSVLVIAMAFRFARRIIGKPSGESDLAPTPHLINKVLALLMRAEAFLLRYISLPFGLSVLVIAEKPQHIEVE; encoded by the coding sequence ATGAAGACTAATGAGCTTGCCAAGATGCATGCTCTCGATAAAACGCATTGGTGGTTTCTTGGACGTCGCTATTTGCTACGTTCTATGCTCCCCATGCTTGGCAAACCTGATGCTCTTATCCTCGACGCTGGATGCGGCACGGGGCTTGCGGCAAGCGAGCTCAGCTCTCTTGGCAAAGTTGTCGCCATGGATGTTTGCGATGAAGTCTTCAGACTTAAAGAATGGAAGACGATTGGAGTTCCGTGTGTTGGTTCTGTCTTAGAAATCCCTTTTCAAGACTCCAGCTTTGATTTAGTCGTTGCGCTTGATGTATTGGAGCACGTTTCCGACGATAATATGGCGGTTCGCGAGCTCTACCGCGTGTGCAAACCCGGTGGGATTGCCTTAATAACAGTTCCCGCATACCAATGGCTTTGGAGTTCGCATGACGAAGCAATCGGCCATAAAAGGAGATACTCTGCTGCATTGTTGTCTCGTTGTGTTACCAATGCCGGATTTGGTGTCCGAAAGCTTTCTTATGCTGTGTCTAGCGTTCTTGTGATAGCAATGGCATTCAGGTTTGCACGCCGTATCATTGGTAAGCCGTCCGGGGAAAGCGATTTAGCTCCAACGCCACACCTAATAAACAAAGTTTTAGCATTACTAATGCGCGCCGAAGCTTTTCTTCTCCGATATATAAGCCTGCCATTCGGCCTATCGGTTCTCGTGATTGCAGAGAAGCCACAGCATATAGAGGTCGAATAG
- a CDS encoding UPF0182 family protein, whose amino-acid sequence MRRGIWALIVVVVILFIIFGSSIARFYTDWLWFGEVGYTSVFLTRLLTQLVLGIVVGAFSFFFVYFNLWLARRLAPPIPERYVTSQFRRQFGRIAKIGFTVLLLGLTLAVSLIIGGTASRSWLSYQMFTHPISFGTLDPIFNRDIGFYVFKLGFLEQIYGWLLAVFILAFIGTTLVSYADKAIEFLAGTPRFMPHVKAHLSFLFSLILFAKAWGYRLDAYNLLYSPYGVVFGAGFTDVHARLLAYNVLSVVAVIAGLIALVNIYRRGIVLPLAALGVLVAASFLLGVLYPAFVQQVYVKPNEIKNESRYIRYNIGSTRKAFNLDKIIVRNFPASEILTPQDIEQNRATINSIRLWDYRPLRQTYSQLQELGPYYKIENVDVDRYVIDGYLRQVMLAARELVPPPPTTAAGSWVNQHFQYTHGYGAVMSPVNTITEEGQPEFFIEGIPPTSKVGIEITRPQIYFGELTIDYVIGNSATKEFDHPAEREQVYTRYSGKGGIPVGSYLRRMAFWLRFGDVNLILRNPITSQSRLMFRRDIQTRVNTIFPFLVYDPDPYLVISNGKLYWMLDAYTATSRYPYSTPTRVGNLYGANYVRNAVKIVIDAYNGTVDYYIADENDPIIRSYASIFKGVFKPISQMPPDLHAHIRYPELLFRVQSEMMLAYHTQDVQVLYTKSDLWAIPNEIVGTTGEPSQMEPYYVVMALPGEAKEEFLIMIPFTFVGKDNMVAWMAAQSNPTRVVLYQFPRKELVYGPAQIETRINQDAAISQLLTLWSREGSRVNRGNQLVIPIGQSIIYVKPLYLESESSKIPELKRVIVAHGNRLVMGETLDEALAKLLGIKAPAQLEARAVTGQAGPPSALAVPADVGKLVQEAANYFERAKELQRQGDWAGYGEQMNKLEQTLKRLREVTGASR is encoded by the coding sequence ATGCGCCGTGGAATTTGGGCATTAATCGTCGTTGTTGTAATACTTTTCATTATTTTTGGTAGTTCCATTGCGAGATTTTACACCGACTGGCTGTGGTTTGGCGAGGTCGGCTACACGAGCGTATTTCTGACGCGACTTCTCACCCAATTAGTTCTGGGCATTGTTGTTGGGGCATTTTCATTTTTCTTTGTCTATTTCAATCTTTGGTTGGCACGGCGTCTAGCGCCTCCAATCCCCGAGCGTTACGTTACTAGTCAGTTCCGCCGCCAGTTCGGTAGAATCGCCAAGATAGGTTTCACTGTACTTCTTCTTGGTTTAACCTTAGCTGTGAGCTTAATCATAGGTGGTACAGCTTCGCGCTCATGGCTTAGCTATCAGATGTTTACTCATCCGATTTCATTTGGCACCTTAGATCCGATATTCAATCGGGATATCGGATTCTATGTGTTCAAACTCGGCTTCCTGGAGCAAATTTATGGATGGCTTTTGGCGGTGTTTATACTTGCTTTTATTGGCACTACTTTGGTTAGTTATGCTGATAAGGCAATTGAGTTTCTTGCAGGAACACCCAGATTTATGCCGCATGTAAAAGCCCATCTTTCATTTCTGTTTTCGCTCATATTGTTTGCAAAAGCATGGGGTTATCGCCTTGATGCGTATAATCTTCTTTATTCGCCATATGGGGTAGTCTTCGGTGCGGGTTTTACAGATGTCCATGCGAGATTGCTGGCGTACAATGTTCTTTCTGTAGTAGCTGTGATTGCAGGTCTAATAGCGCTGGTTAATATATACCGCCGAGGGATTGTTTTACCGCTGGCGGCATTAGGGGTATTGGTGGCTGCTTCGTTTTTACTGGGGGTTTTGTATCCGGCGTTCGTTCAACAGGTTTATGTTAAACCTAACGAAATAAAAAATGAGTCGAGGTATATTCGTTATAACATTGGATCTACACGGAAAGCTTTCAACTTGGACAAGATTATTGTGCGCAACTTTCCAGCTTCTGAGATTCTCACTCCCCAAGATATAGAACAAAATCGCGCCACCATAAATAGCATTCGCCTTTGGGACTACCGGCCGCTTCGCCAGACTTACAGTCAGCTTCAGGAGCTAGGTCCATATTACAAAATTGAGAATGTGGATGTCGACCGCTATGTGATAGATGGCTATTTGCGACAAGTGATGCTTGCGGCTCGAGAGCTTGTGCCCCCGCCGCCAACTACAGCAGCCGGGTCTTGGGTAAATCAACATTTCCAATATACCCATGGCTATGGAGCAGTAATGAGCCCTGTGAACACAATTACCGAAGAGGGTCAGCCTGAATTTTTCATCGAGGGTATTCCTCCTACTTCGAAAGTTGGCATAGAGATTACTCGACCGCAGATATATTTTGGGGAATTGACCATTGATTATGTTATTGGCAACTCAGCAACAAAGGAATTTGATCATCCAGCTGAGCGCGAACAAGTCTACACCAGATACAGTGGCAAAGGCGGTATACCTGTAGGCAGTTATTTGCGGCGAATGGCTTTCTGGCTTCGATTTGGTGATGTTAATTTAATCTTGAGAAACCCAATTACATCTCAAAGCCGCTTGATGTTTCGGAGAGATATTCAAACACGGGTTAACACTATATTCCCATTTCTAGTTTACGACCCAGACCCATACCTTGTGATTTCGAATGGCAAGCTCTACTGGATGTTAGACGCCTATACTGCTACTTCGAGGTATCCATACTCGACCCCAACGCGCGTTGGCAACCTCTATGGCGCAAACTACGTTAGAAATGCGGTTAAGATTGTAATTGACGCTTACAATGGTACGGTAGACTATTACATTGCTGACGAAAACGATCCCATAATCCGAAGTTACGCCAGTATATTTAAGGGCGTTTTCAAGCCAATTAGCCAAATGCCGCCGGATCTTCATGCGCACATCAGATATCCCGAGCTTCTCTTCCGTGTGCAGTCTGAAATGATGCTTGCGTATCACACACAAGATGTTCAAGTTCTATATACAAAAAGCGATTTGTGGGCAATACCGAATGAGATTGTCGGAACAACTGGTGAGCCTTCGCAAATGGAGCCATACTACGTTGTCATGGCGCTTCCGGGTGAAGCGAAAGAGGAATTTCTTATAATGATTCCTTTTACTTTCGTTGGGAAAGACAACATGGTAGCATGGATGGCGGCACAAAGTAATCCCACCCGAGTCGTGCTATATCAGTTCCCAAGAAAGGAATTGGTCTACGGCCCAGCTCAAATTGAAACAAGAATCAACCAGGATGCGGCAATATCTCAGCTTCTTACGCTGTGGAGTAGAGAAGGCTCGCGAGTAAATCGAGGCAACCAGCTGGTTATCCCCATTGGCCAATCAATTATATATGTGAAACCTTTGTATCTTGAATCGGAGTCAAGCAAGATTCCTGAGCTAAAACGGGTGATTGTTGCCCATGGAAACCGACTTGTAATGGGCGAAACGCTGGATGAAGCTCTTGCAAAACTTCTAGGCATCAAAGCACCTGCTCAATTGGAAGCCAGAGCAGTCACTGGACAAGCAGGGCCTCCTTCAGCACTGGCTGTACCAGCGGATGTTGGCAAGCTGGTGCAGGAGGCCGCGAACTATTTTGAACGGGCAAAGGAATTACAGCGTCAAGGCGATTGGGCGGGTTACGGCGAGCAAATGAACAAGCTGGAACAAACATTGAAGCGTCTCCGAGAGGTCACTGGAGCAAGTAGGTAG
- a CDS encoding glycosyltransferase family 2 protein, translated as MQVVKNSPYLSVVIPAYNEEARITDTLLHVVEYLDAQPYTFEVLVVDDGSTDNTLSAVQKFAETRPSVRVIHYKPNRGKGYAVRVGVLAAEGEYILFADADLATPIEELGGFWEHISAGVDVVIASRPLKESRLVQRQPFYREWAGRAFNHVVRIFAVRGIHDTQCGFKLFRRDVAREVFSRCTLEGFSFDIEVLHLAQRLGYLIVEAPVHWYHREGSKVRLLHDGLKMLVDIIRLRWRHRRLNRCSCNED; from the coding sequence TTGCAGGTTGTCAAAAATAGTCCATATCTTTCAGTGGTTATCCCGGCTTACAATGAGGAGGCAAGGATAACTGATACCCTCCTGCACGTTGTTGAATACCTTGATGCTCAGCCCTATACTTTTGAGGTCTTGGTAGTTGATGACGGTAGCACTGACAACACGCTTTCCGCTGTGCAAAAGTTTGCAGAAACCAGGCCTTCTGTTAGAGTTATTCACTATAAACCAAATCGTGGAAAGGGCTACGCTGTCCGAGTTGGTGTTCTTGCAGCCGAGGGTGAGTATATTCTATTCGCGGATGCTGATTTAGCGACCCCAATAGAAGAACTAGGCGGTTTCTGGGAGCATATATCTGCAGGCGTTGACGTGGTAATTGCATCTCGGCCGCTGAAAGAATCCAGGTTAGTTCAACGCCAGCCATTCTACCGCGAGTGGGCAGGCCGGGCATTCAACCATGTTGTAAGAATATTTGCAGTTCGAGGCATTCATGATACCCAATGTGGATTCAAGCTTTTTCGCCGCGATGTTGCCAGAGAGGTGTTCTCACGCTGCACGCTTGAAGGCTTCTCATTCGATATAGAAGTTCTCCACTTAGCGCAGCGGCTAGGTTATTTAATTGTAGAAGCTCCTGTTCACTGGTACCACCGAGAGGGGTCAAAGGTTAGGCTCCTTCACGATGGTTTGAAAATGTTGGTTGATATAATCAGATTGCGCTGGAGACATCGTCGGCTGAATCGGTGCTCGTGCAATGAAGACTAA
- the murJ gene encoding murein biosynthesis integral membrane protein MurJ — protein sequence MSTTKTVTKAAGIMMAAIFVSRLLGLVREMVIANQFGAGGLVSAYGVAFNLPDLLYFLLSSGALSSAFIPVFTEYWTKGEKDEAWKIFSVIGTLIFIVLACLILLFEIFTPQLVPLVAPGFAREHRNLLEITILLTRIVLPAQLFFFIGGLIIGTLYSRQHFLAPALGPIIYNICIISGGVFFASKLGISSLTWGALVGAFLGNFVLQIIVVRKLGVQFRPSLNLRHPGVKKVGKLALPVLLGLSLPYVNVIFNRWFATFLEEGAVAALSYANRLMQMPLGVFAQASAVALFPTLAEQAARKEIAQLRSSVNFGLRGILLLTVPSSILMIVLATPIVRMLFQHGQFTSADAPYVGYALAMYAIGIAAWSGQAIITRGFYALQDTVVPVVVGTIMTIIFIPMNWLFMKPFGHGGLALATSVAAILNMVVLLELLRRRLNGINGGLILRSFIKVCISSAVAGAVAWVVFKNVGSAINTNTPSGALIGVLASTTLAVVAYIAMIALLKVDEAAEVWRLISQRFRR from the coding sequence ATGTCAACGACTAAGACGGTTACAAAGGCCGCTGGAATCATGATGGCGGCCATATTCGTGAGCAGGCTTCTAGGCCTAGTGCGTGAAATGGTTATCGCAAACCAGTTTGGCGCAGGGGGCTTGGTAAGCGCATATGGGGTGGCTTTCAACCTTCCTGACCTGCTCTATTTCCTGCTCTCAAGCGGAGCGCTGAGCAGTGCATTCATTCCAGTCTTCACAGAATATTGGACCAAAGGAGAAAAGGATGAAGCTTGGAAAATATTTAGCGTCATTGGAACGCTAATATTTATTGTTCTCGCATGTTTGATTCTTTTATTCGAGATATTTACCCCCCAACTGGTGCCACTAGTAGCTCCTGGATTCGCACGAGAGCATCGGAACCTCTTGGAAATTACTATCCTATTGACGAGAATCGTCTTGCCGGCACAGCTGTTCTTTTTTATAGGCGGCCTCATAATTGGAACCCTTTACTCCCGTCAGCATTTTCTTGCGCCTGCTCTCGGTCCGATAATTTACAATATATGCATTATATCTGGCGGGGTCTTCTTTGCTTCCAAGTTAGGCATATCGAGTCTTACATGGGGTGCATTAGTAGGCGCTTTTCTTGGCAACTTCGTCTTGCAGATAATTGTCGTACGCAAACTTGGTGTGCAATTTCGGCCAAGTCTAAATTTGCGACACCCTGGAGTAAAAAAAGTTGGGAAGCTTGCGCTACCAGTGCTTCTCGGCCTCTCATTACCATACGTGAACGTTATCTTCAACCGATGGTTCGCCACATTTTTAGAGGAAGGAGCAGTTGCCGCACTCAGTTACGCTAACCGGCTTATGCAAATGCCCCTCGGAGTTTTTGCGCAAGCTTCAGCAGTGGCGTTGTTCCCCACCCTTGCAGAACAAGCTGCAAGGAAAGAAATTGCTCAGCTTCGCTCAAGCGTGAACTTTGGCCTCCGAGGAATACTGCTGCTCACAGTACCGTCGTCAATCTTAATGATAGTCCTCGCAACCCCCATTGTGCGCATGCTGTTCCAACATGGGCAATTTACCTCGGCCGACGCACCATATGTTGGATACGCGTTGGCGATGTATGCTATCGGTATTGCAGCTTGGTCTGGGCAAGCAATTATAACCCGCGGCTTTTACGCCCTCCAAGATACAGTTGTACCAGTCGTAGTGGGCACCATCATGACCATAATCTTTATCCCAATGAACTGGCTTTTTATGAAGCCTTTCGGACATGGGGGATTGGCGCTGGCTACGTCTGTGGCAGCTATTCTAAACATGGTAGTTTTGCTTGAACTTTTGAGAAGAAGATTGAATGGCATCAACGGAGGACTCATTCTTCGTTCATTTATAAAGGTATGCATTTCCTCGGCGGTTGCCGGTGCAGTCGCATGGGTTGTCTTCAAAAATGTAGGTTCGGCAATAAATACAAACACGCCGAGCGGAGCATTGATTGGTGTTTTGGCATCAACAACGCTAGCAGTTGTAGCCTATATTGCGATGATAGCATTGTTAAAAGTTGACGAGGCTGCTGAGGTCTGGAGGCTTATCTCACAGCGCTTCCGCCGTTAA
- a CDS encoding metallophosphoesterase: MSWWDVFRVVVGFLALGIIAYAWAVEPVLIKITRRDIEIPGLPSALAGIKICHLSDLHVAGYGRIERALRKVLMQIEADICVITGDIVATRGGIPVLAEVLEGFSPKHGVFGVLGNGEHDPTMPGVETAEELRKLGIQVLVNESASVSINGSEVQIVGVDDPFLGLDDVEKAFAGLGRGSLRILLAHSPDVLMSLGEHSVDIIFAGHTHGGQIRVPVFGVVWTHCRYNLHIASGYFGPEAISLKVGRNLQTRIYVSRGISGSGIRARFLCRPEVAILTLKPEPSTLAS; the protein is encoded by the coding sequence ATGAGTTGGTGGGACGTTTTTCGAGTCGTTGTTGGTTTTCTGGCTCTCGGTATTATCGCCTATGCTTGGGCTGTCGAACCAGTTCTTATTAAAATTACCCGACGTGACATTGAGATTCCTGGCCTCCCATCAGCACTCGCTGGCATTAAGATTTGTCATCTCTCAGATTTGCACGTTGCGGGCTATGGGCGCATAGAGCGTGCGCTGAGAAAGGTGCTCATGCAAATCGAAGCAGATATTTGCGTAATCACCGGTGACATAGTCGCCACTAGGGGTGGAATTCCGGTTCTAGCGGAGGTTTTGGAAGGGTTTTCGCCGAAGCACGGCGTTTTTGGGGTGTTGGGTAACGGCGAGCATGATCCAACGATGCCAGGTGTCGAAACTGCTGAGGAGTTGCGTAAGCTTGGCATACAAGTTCTTGTGAATGAGTCGGCTTCCGTCTCAATTAATGGTTCGGAAGTTCAAATTGTCGGTGTAGATGATCCTTTCCTTGGGTTAGATGACGTCGAAAAAGCTTTTGCAGGTCTTGGGAGGGGCAGTCTGCGGATACTTCTCGCGCATTCGCCAGATGTTCTAATGAGCTTGGGGGAGCATTCCGTAGACATAATTTTTGCGGGGCACACTCACGGCGGGCAAATTCGCGTGCCTGTTTTCGGCGTTGTGTGGACTCATTGCCGCTACAATTTACACATTGCATCCGGGTACTTTGGGCCTGAGGCGATTTCTCTGAAAGTTGGCCGCAATCTCCAGACAAGAATATACGTGAGCCGGGGCATATCAGGCAGTGGAATACGTGCAAGATTTCTATGTCGCCCAGAAGTGGCTATTCTTACACTCAAGCCAGAGCCCTCCACACTGGCAAGTTAG
- the dacB gene encoding D-alanyl-D-alanine carboxypeptidase/D-alanyl-D-alanine-endopeptidase, whose product MLAYKFRWRYVILIALILQVCFALKCISAPNLDAEIASIVDQALSDSVLSHGLQGVLIESLKDGRVVYEKNADLVFIPASNFKILVSAVALDTLGPDYRFKTFIFVNGQKITNGVLKGDLIIEGRGDPVLKYEHLEKIAAKLKEIGIKIIEGNIVGDDTWFDSIRLGWGWSWDDEPYYYATQISALNLNENIIDVWVRPGDKVGEPAVVEVLPQTSYVLVVNECRTSVAKSEKTIFIDRLRGKNVIRVTGMVPLDYKPERPEEAITIEEPTLFTCHRLIETLRAHGIEVKGQAVRGKKPVSAQFVMSLTSPPLSEILRLLNKPSDNLIAEVLLKTLGAERKGKGSSSAGEQVELEFLKKIGADMTAVSITDGSGLSRHNLISPRNLVIILKHMYNHKHSKVYLDSLPIAGVDGTLRKRMKGTPAEGNVRAKTGYVGMVCTLSGFVTTRSGEPLVFSIMFNHHLCRHSEAIAVMDKIMAGIAGVGDK is encoded by the coding sequence ATGCTAGCTTACAAATTTCGTTGGCGTTATGTTATCTTAATTGCTCTGATTCTGCAAGTCTGTTTTGCTTTAAAGTGTATTTCGGCTCCAAATTTGGATGCTGAGATTGCAAGCATCGTTGACCAAGCGCTTTCAGATTCGGTTCTAAGCCATGGTCTTCAAGGAGTGTTGATTGAGTCATTAAAAGATGGCCGTGTGGTTTACGAGAAAAACGCCGACCTTGTGTTTATTCCAGCATCAAACTTTAAGATTTTGGTTTCTGCCGTAGCATTGGATACACTTGGGCCAGACTATCGTTTTAAGACGTTCATTTTTGTCAACGGCCAAAAAATCACTAATGGAGTGCTTAAGGGCGACTTAATCATAGAGGGCAGAGGCGACCCAGTTTTGAAATACGAACACCTTGAAAAGATTGCGGCGAAGTTAAAAGAAATCGGCATTAAGATAATCGAGGGAAATATCGTTGGCGACGACACGTGGTTCGACAGCATTCGGCTTGGCTGGGGGTGGTCATGGGATGACGAGCCTTACTACTATGCTACTCAAATCAGCGCACTAAACCTCAATGAAAATATCATAGATGTGTGGGTCCGGCCAGGTGATAAGGTAGGCGAGCCTGCAGTGGTCGAGGTGCTGCCGCAAACTTCCTATGTGTTGGTGGTTAACGAATGTCGAACTTCAGTTGCAAAATCCGAGAAAACCATTTTCATTGACCGTCTTAGAGGAAAAAATGTGATTCGTGTGACGGGAATGGTTCCACTTGACTACAAACCTGAGCGTCCTGAGGAAGCAATCACGATTGAGGAGCCAACGCTATTCACTTGTCATAGGTTGATTGAGACTCTGCGTGCTCATGGAATTGAGGTAAAAGGTCAGGCTGTTCGCGGCAAGAAACCCGTGAGCGCACAATTTGTGATGTCATTAACATCGCCTCCGCTTTCTGAGATACTCCGGTTGCTTAATAAGCCGAGTGACAACCTAATCGCCGAGGTTTTGCTCAAGACGCTTGGCGCGGAGAGAAAGGGAAAAGGAAGTTCTAGTGCAGGAGAGCAAGTTGAACTCGAGTTTCTAAAGAAAATTGGCGCCGACATGACTGCTGTTAGTATTACAGATGGGTCAGGACTCTCGCGACATAATTTAATTTCGCCCCGAAATCTTGTTATAATCCTTAAGCATATGTATAACCACAAGCATTCAAAGGTCTACCTGGATTCACTGCCGATAGCAGGGGTAGATGGAACACTTCGAAAACGGATGAAAGGAACGCCGGCTGAGGGCAACGTACGTGCAAAGACGGGTTACGTTGGGATGGTTTGTACACTTTCTGGGTTTGTTACCACAAGAAGTGGTGAGCCTCTTGTTTTCTCAATTATGTTTAACCATCATCTATGCCGTCACTCTGAGGCGATTGCGGTGATGGATAAAATAATGGCGGGGATTGCCGGCGTTGGTGATAAATGA